Below is a genomic region from Betta splendens chromosome 8, fBetSpl5.4, whole genome shotgun sequence.
ACTACCTGAGTCCTCCAGAGTTCGTCTCGCTCCTCTGCCACCTTTGTCTGGGTCTCACTCATCATGGTTAGCAGCAGATTCAACAGAAGAATAGCTGCTATGATGTTGTAGCCAACATCTACTATATACGCGATCGGGGGCGATAGAATGGTTTCATCCACAGGCAGATTTATGAAACCTACATCGACCTCAAACTCAGTGAAGATGGTCACGGGGTAAGTGCTGTAGCCAGGTACGCTTTCAAGCACCTGAGTCATGTCGAACATCCAGTGAGCTGAGACCAAAAACACAGGATCATGCAAGTCTCATGAGGCTTCAGTGGTTGTTATTGCCCTAAATTTACTCACCAGTGGCAAAACCCATAAGCACAACGAACATGAGACACACAAACCGGAGCATGTCTCCAAATAACATCtagaagaagcagaaacaaGAAATTCAAACAGCAATAGAGGTTATGATTTAAGGCCCACAAGCTGCCTCCCACCTTCTGCACCACAATCACCAAAGGACCCAGCATTTCAAAACCCCGAGCGAAGAACAAGACGTTGCACCAGCCCAGAACCAAGCACACGGCCATGACGGACATCTCCTGTTGCACCTGGCACAGTCTGAACACGCACAGCAGGACCACCAAGCCTCCGTAGACGATCCTgctcaacacagcagcacaaaggtcACAAGCTTTTCCCACAGgggcctggtgctgctgccacAAGCCTCGCTTCTCACAGGATGACGTGGAAGGGGCCTCCCAGCGCCGTCTGGCCGAAGTAGCGCTTGGCTCCCACCCTCAGTATGTCTGGGATCTGTGGGCGAGACCAGCACAGCCGGACGTGAGAGCGGCAGCAGCCGGACGCTGAGAGCAGTGAGCGGCTTCGTTCCTTCACCTCTAACAGGATCATTGCTACGGCTCCCACCACGCTGATGATCTCCCCCCCCATCCGCACGTGGTCTCCATACGTCACATAGCTCTCCTGACCAGACAGGACACAGCTGGCTTTACACCCACACTACAGGACAAGCTGCGAAGAGCTTCACGTGCATGTTAACGCAGCTGCCTCTGAACCGTAAACAACACACTTTGAGGCTTTCCTGGATGTAGACGGTTTGGTCGTTGTCTGCTCTTGGGTAGTCCTTAGGAATCGGCTTCAGAGGGCGAAACATGCAACACGCTGTGAAGATGGAGATGTAGAGCAGATACACAAAGAGCAGCATCCTGGACAGAAGCAGAACAACAGTGAACCGAGGCCTCACACGCTGGAAGCCACACACCGACACCTCACGCTACCTGAAGTAGTGTTTTCCGTACAGGTTCCACTTCAGACtgatcagctgcttcacagGCGTCACCTCCAGGATCCTCCTGGCCTAAAAACAAACCCTTTAGTTGTGTTAGTCCTGACTTTACACTATGTGCCTGTGGAGTCCTACCTCTCTGTGGCGACTGcacaccaccacctccagcacAGACTTGTTGTCGGCCCATGAATCTATCTCTGTCAGATCGTAGAGATTAGAGGTCACGGGACCCAGGCTGCACTGGAACACACGGCGTCTGTTAACCAGGTGCTGAAACACCTGAGGAACAAACCACAGCAGTGAGGACGTGATGCCGACGCATCACCTCCGCTTCTTCTGCTTGTTTCTCTCACCGCAACGTTTCCCTTCTTGGCAGCCAGTTTAAAAGGAGTGAGTCCTCGGACATTTGGAACCATGACGAGTGGCACCGACTGGTCCAGCTCTGCATCACAGGCCATAATCAGGTCCATGATGCGACAGGCGGTCTCCTGGTTGGGCTGCAGAACCAGGACGTGAAGCAAAGTGTTGCCTGAAGAGAAGAAGacattgtttgtgtctgtatcAACTATAGggcggcacagtggtgcagtgggtagcactgtcgcctcacagcgacaAATTCCCGGGACGGACCGGGCGCCTTTctgtgtatggggtgccgaatgtaaaaggagcacctataactagttttctcacatttaactaatgacacaaaatattttttttcacatttagttaaatgtgcaagagtctaaatgtaaacgttaaatataaatggtaaatataaatataaagataaatataaatgttaaatgtaaatgttaaatgatcaaactgaatatttaagtagactccaccccctattgtcctagatcagtgacgcggactcaaacacgtcaaacagatcgcatagctccgcccacatcggactctggatcggtgcacgaaaaaaaaaacagagaaaaacctgaagtcgaagccatcatgaccgccagctccgactccctgccgttgggggagattgaacgggctgtaacggcaagtgactgaggctccgcttcaaactgctgttctgtcgtaaacaccattaatggggagttaagtaggtttaaatagaatatttctgtggcgccggtggaaaattagttggctaactatactagctagccgaagttacgtccagcctaaaaacaaaagtttccagatcagatgtgggcggggtttgcgcgcactgtttgaggtgattgagtttgcgtctctgatcctagaccagcgctgtttgagggtaggggtagagtctacttgcacattcatgaatattcagtttacactcggcgaacatttaacatttacatttagacttttgcacatttaactaaatgtgagaaaacatgtgtcatttagttaaatgtgagaaaactagttataggtgctccttttacattcggcagcCCATATCTGTGTGGACTAACTCCGCGACCCCACATGGGACTAAGCGGAAGTAAATGGATGAATGGGCGTATCAACTAGTAAAATGAATGTAATTGTATAGAGGAGAAGAGCTGACGGGGAGCATGCAGCTCTGCATCGTCTTTCCAGGTCGTCCTACCTTTGTGGTCCTGGACTCTGGTGCTGGCTCCCGCAGCAATTAACATGTAGATGATGTTTTTGTTCCCAGTACATGCAGCAAAAGACAAGGTGTGTTCACCTGCAGAGCAAATGTCAGGTTCAGGCACCTTTACAACCTCATTCAACCCATGTTATACAGGTTGGTACCATAGTAAAGGTGTCCTTGGATCCTCTTCTGGAAGTACAAGCCGGTGGCCCGAGGCGTGTTCACATCAGCACCACGGTCAATGAGATGTTGGACCAGACTGAGGTTCTGGTTGATCACAGCGATGTGGAGCGGAGTCAGTCCTGGACCAGAGAACAGACACGGTGACGAGTCACTTCTCTACCCCTTTCTATGTCCGTCCCTTGAGCAGTGTAGACGTGTTTTCTCGCTGCTTCCCACTCTACTTTTGCTCACAATGTCTCTGTCCTTTCTGAGCACcgtgatctgctattctggaataaatcTTTTGACATGGAGCTGATCACCTGGGGCCTCGGGTACGAATGGTACTTATGCACAAAAACCTGCCGTGAGTAAAAATCTACGTctaaggtcagatgtatcaaaaTCTACGTAAAGTAAAAACGTGCGCAGATCTACCGTTGCTTGCTGGCTagcgtaagtacttttctacagctattgttTCATTAGCGACATGAAGAGTTGAAACTGAGAAACTGTTCAAGTGAAAACGATCTTTAGTCACAACGGAGAAAAGCGgtaaacaattaatatacagccacgcgtctgaaattaaattagatgatataaaaaaatatgaggTGCAGATAtatattctacagctctgttagaAGATCTAATCGAGGATATATTATGTCAGCACCCggagatgtcggacccacatgcacagcttcagacaagGTTAAAAGGGAGCAGGCTTTATTCGATACAATCACGGTCAAGTctggcagggtcatacacggaaggCCCAGCGACAGTACAAATAAGGTGCAGGTGGGCTCAGGTCCAAAACAGGCAAGATTGTCACCAGGTaagcacggcagaggtacagacaaggatcagacGTTCTCAGGTCAAAAACAATCAGGAACGTTACCAGGTAATCACAGCTGAggcacagacaaggagcaggcaggaatcagcaACAACGAGGATCAAGAACCGGATCTATATCAGAGGTACACAAACACGGCAATGCTGGAAAGCAGTGAGTACACGCGTAAAAATCTGGAGACTGGCTTGGATGAGAACTGGAGCTGATATgctggtgagtgattactaattatgggcaggtgtgtgtggtgagaACCGGGGATGATatgaagctgctgtggtatgagcagaacaggaagtccttcaaaataaaacaggaactgctCAAACTGTGACATATTAGAATCTGGTGGAGGTGCCCTTTCTTGGATTGTGAAGTAGGGAGAAGCTGCACGGCTAGCGCAAttccagctgttgaccacactAGGGTTCCAGCCATGGGGGCATCCAGCAAGACTGGTCGGGTAGTGGACGGTTGATCAGGGCTTCTATTTCTTTTCCCTCATTGTGTCTCCCTCCAAGGACAACATTTGAACTGAACTGTAAACATCTTGGACAGACTTAGTCATAAAACTATATACATTCACTATACAGACAAGGATAcactccccctcccctcccctccaagACTTGTCTCACcatctgctctccgaccttcaTCCTGATGTGTCCATGAAAAATTCCCAGcaagtttccacttgtactgtacAACTGCTTCTACTGTCAGATGGCGCTGCCTGCGTAGCAGCCAACTGGACAAGCTCTGTTGCTGTTCCAGCGTTTGAATTTCCCtgttgtgggatcaataaagttcatccTATCCTATCCTGCCAACCTTGGAGGAGCTCCGATGTCATTGGCTCGTCCACGAGTTCAGGTGCCACGTCcatcagagccacagcagcctcCAGGTTGTCATTCATCACTGCAACGTGCAGTGACGTTTCCCCGAGAGCACCTGAGTCAGACATAGACAACAGCTTGTACCAAAGTGCCGCGTTTGCAGTTGAAACCCAAGGTTCGAGTTTGTCTTACCTCTCTCAAAGACATTAGTGGACGAACAGCTCAGCAAAGTCTTGATACCATCAACACTGTTCTTCAAAGCTGCATAGAACAGAGGGATTTTGTACGTGCTGgaagaagaa
It encodes:
- the LOC114860184 gene encoding transient receptor potential cation channel subfamily V member 6-like isoform X1 → MELSLWWKQLRFRQENNKGWNGMLDDMFLLHTNLTYKIPLFYAALKNSVDGIKTLLSCSSTNVFERGALGETSLHVAVMNDNLEAAVALMDVAPELVDEPMTSELLQGLTPLHIAVINQNLSLVQHLIDRGADVNTPRATGLYFQKRIQGHLYYGEHTLSFAACTGNKNIIYMLIAAGASTRVQDHKGNTLLHVLVLQPNQETACRIMDLIMACDAELDQSVPLVMVPNVRGLTPFKLAAKKGNVAVFQHLVNRRRVFQCSLGPVTSNLYDLTEIDSWADNKSVLEVVVCSRHREARRILEVTPVKQLISLKWNLYGKHYFRMLLFVYLLYISIFTACCMFRPLKPIPKDYPRADNDQTVYIQESLKESYVTYGDHVRMGGEIISVVGAVAMILLEIPDILRVGAKRYFGQTALGGPFHVILIVYGGLVVLLCVFRLCQVQQEMSVMAVCLVLGWCNVLFFARGFEMLGPLVIVVQKMLFGDMLRFVCLMFVVLMGFATAHWMFDMTQVLESVPGYSTYPVTIFTEFEVDVGFINLPVDETILSPPIAYIVDVGYNIIAAILLLNLLLTMMSETQTKVAEERDELWRTQVVASVLMLERRLPSSLLPRFGKYGLKYGLKNCWYLRIEGKNDPAMPMMK
- the LOC114860184 gene encoding transient receptor potential cation channel subfamily V member 6-like isoform X2; protein product: MELSLWWKQLRFRQENNKGWNGMLDDMFLLHTNLTYKIPLFYAALKNSVDGIKTLLSCSSTNVFERGALGETSLHVAVMNDNLEAAVALMDVAPELVDEPMTSELLQGLTPLHIAVINQNLSLVQHLIDRGADVNTPRATGLYFQKRIQGHLYYGEHTLSFAACTGNKNIIYMLIAAGASTRVQDHKGNTLLHVLVLQPNQETACRIMDLIMACDAELDQSVPLVMVPNVRGLTPFKLAAKKGNVAVFQHLVNRRRVFQCSLGPVTSNLYDLTEIDSWADNKSVLEVVVCSRHREARRILEVTPVKQLISLKWNLYGKHYFRMLLFVYLLYISIFTACCMFRPLKPIPKDYPRADNDQTVYIQESLKESYVTYGDHVRMGGEIISVVGAVAMILLEIPDILRVGAKRYFGQTALGGPFHVILIVYGGLVVLLCVFRLCQVQQEMSVMAVCLVLGWCNVLFFARGFEMLGPLVIVVQKMLFGDMLRFVCLMFVVLMGFATGGGIGADAGEEATKLFTAPLREIWPKVWPEELLVPQD